From a single Fusobacterium ulcerans ATCC 49185 genomic region:
- the hflX gene encoding GTPase HflX: protein MIKGNTDGIKDFILNELDSLHDITVEKNKIIEPEMLALIASVSSRINREINIAIDRKGNVTEISIGDSSSVQLPFLNVQEKRLSGVRVIHTHPSGSSSLSNIDISALTKLKLDCIVAIGINEDYITGMSIGFCSIDGNDLSHEVLGPLSVEEVVNYDFLSKIEEIEGFLRKREISENDDEYAILVGLDDNESLDELAELARACNVKVVAKFFQKKTRIDPCYFIGPGKAQELAVFKQLKKANLIIFDEELSGMQVRNLEELTSCKVIDRTILILEIFATRARTREAKIQVELAQLKYRSSRLLGFGSTMSRTGGGVGTKGPGEKKLEIDKRRIRETIYDLKQELEKIRKTRVTQREKRDESGIPKISLVGYTNVGKSTLRNLLVDMYAADNTSKKEAVFAENMLFATLDITTRAIVLPDKRVASLTDTVGFVRKLPHDLVEAFKSTLEEVSFSDLIIHVVDVSSETAPEQILAVEKVLGELNALEKPSFLALNKFEMASSEQIAAIKEKFSRYQMIEISAKENKNIDEFLQMTVSLLPQTTRKCTYLIPYSDTSMGAFLHRNSIIQEEEYEGEGVKIIAVVNDEVYNKCKKFMIEENIC, encoded by the coding sequence ATGATAAAAGGAAATACAGATGGAATCAAGGATTTTATTTTAAATGAATTGGATTCTCTTCATGATATAACAGTTGAAAAAAATAAAATAATAGAACCAGAAATGCTTGCTCTTATAGCTTCAGTGAGCAGCAGAATAAACAGAGAAATTAATATTGCTATTGACAGAAAAGGAAATGTTACTGAAATATCCATTGGAGATAGCAGCAGCGTACAGCTTCCTTTTTTGAATGTCCAGGAAAAAAGATTGAGTGGGGTAAGAGTTATTCATACTCATCCTAGTGGAAGTTCTAGTCTTTCTAATATAGATATATCCGCTCTTACAAAATTAAAATTAGACTGTATAGTTGCTATTGGAATAAATGAAGATTATATAACAGGAATGAGCATTGGATTTTGCAGTATAGATGGCAATGATCTTTCTCATGAAGTTCTAGGACCTCTCTCAGTAGAAGAAGTTGTAAATTATGATTTTCTTTCTAAAATTGAAGAGATAGAAGGATTTCTTAGAAAGAGAGAAATTAGTGAAAATGATGATGAATATGCGATTCTTGTAGGTTTAGATGATAATGAAAGTCTTGATGAACTAGCTGAATTAGCCAGAGCATGTAATGTTAAAGTTGTAGCTAAATTTTTCCAGAAAAAAACAAGAATCGATCCATGCTACTTTATTGGACCAGGAAAAGCACAAGAACTTGCTGTTTTTAAACAATTAAAAAAAGCTAATCTTATCATTTTTGATGAAGAGCTAAGTGGTATGCAGGTAAGGAATTTAGAAGAACTTACAAGCTGTAAAGTTATTGACAGAACTATTCTTATTCTTGAAATATTTGCTACAAGAGCCAGAACCAGAGAAGCAAAAATACAGGTAGAACTTGCACAGCTTAAATATAGAAGCAGCAGACTTTTGGGGTTTGGTTCTACAATGTCTAGAACTGGTGGTGGAGTAGGTACTAAAGGACCTGGAGAAAAGAAACTTGAAATTGATAAAAGAAGAATAAGAGAAACTATATATGATTTAAAACAGGAATTAGAAAAAATAAGAAAAACTAGAGTAACCCAAAGAGAAAAAAGAGATGAATCTGGTATACCAAAAATCTCTTTAGTTGGGTATACAAATGTTGGAAAATCTACTCTTAGAAATCTCCTTGTAGATATGTATGCAGCTGACAATACTTCTAAAAAAGAAGCTGTTTTTGCTGAAAATATGCTTTTTGCTACTTTGGATATTACTACAAGAGCAATAGTTCTTCCTGATAAAAGAGTAGCTTCTCTTACTGATACAGTTGGATTTGTAAGAAAACTTCCTCATGATCTTGTAGAAGCTTTTAAATCTACTCTTGAAGAAGTAAGTTTTTCTGACTTAATCATCCATGTTGTAGATGTATCAAGTGAAACTGCTCCAGAACAAATTTTAGCTGTTGAAAAAGTGTTAGGGGAATTAAATGCTTTGGAAAAACCTTCTTTCCTTGCATTAAATAAATTTGAAATGGCTTCATCAGAACAGATAGCTGCCATAAAAGAAAAATTCAGCAGATATCAAATGATAGAAATTAGTGCTAAAGAAAATAAAAATATTGATGAATTCTTACAGATGACTGTATCTCTTTTACCACAAACTACTAGAAAATGTACTTACTTAATACCTTACAGTGATACTTCTATGGGAGCTTTTCTTCATAGAAATTCTATAATTCAAGAAGAAGAATATGAAGGAGAAGGTGTAAAAATAATTGCCGTAGTCAATGATGAAGTATACAACAAATGTAAAAAATTCATGATTGAGGAGAATATATGTTAA
- a CDS encoding MATE family efflux transporter — MLKIILEILRLALPAVGEMILYMMIWVLDTIMVGKHSGQLGVSAVGLSSEVMYTFSNIIVAMGLSISITSIISRAIGGKNYEKARLTSDIALRLGLIFAFLMGGIFFLFPQKILTIVGAEKDILSLATKYMRICSIAVMCNMTTNTFNGIFRGCKNTKTPLYTAIIVNIVNLSLDYILIFGKFGAPELGVVGGAIATVIGNVCGLLFTLSQLKKIPFKLSPLAPFNKEYFKELVRLTIPSSLQEGAFSINKLINVAIIMTLGSLSFASNQIAITIESISFMPGWGFAIACTSLTGYSIGQKDYVKAKTYINYSIYLASGIMGFFSIIFLIFPEKLISLFIKSSETEVIALGTVCLMLASIEQIPIAISMVLGGALKGTGDSKTPFKIVLFTNWVRRLPLVYYFIYLRRSSVTYFWKITALQWIIEAIIIFIVYRHKWKKYYQTADLKEKIA; from the coding sequence ATGTTAAAAATAATACTGGAAATTTTAAGACTAGCTCTTCCAGCAGTTGGGGAAATGATTCTTTATATGATGATATGGGTACTTGATACCATAATGGTTGGAAAACATAGTGGACAGCTTGGAGTTTCAGCTGTTGGACTTAGTTCAGAGGTAATGTACACATTTTCAAATATAATTGTGGCTATGGGATTATCAATTTCTATTACTTCAATAATCTCAAGGGCTATTGGTGGAAAAAACTATGAAAAAGCAAGATTGACTTCTGATATTGCTTTAAGGTTGGGACTCATATTTGCCTTTTTAATGGGTGGAATATTCTTTCTTTTCCCCCAGAAAATCTTAACAATTGTAGGAGCTGAAAAAGATATTTTATCTCTTGCAACTAAATATATGAGAATATGCTCTATTGCTGTAATGTGCAATATGACAACAAATACATTCAATGGAATATTCAGAGGATGCAAAAATACTAAAACACCTCTCTATACAGCTATAATAGTAAATATAGTAAATTTATCTCTTGATTATATTCTTATATTTGGTAAATTTGGTGCTCCAGAACTAGGAGTCGTAGGAGGAGCTATTGCTACTGTTATTGGAAATGTATGTGGCCTATTATTCACATTGAGCCAATTAAAGAAAATACCATTTAAATTAAGTCCATTAGCTCCATTTAATAAAGAATATTTTAAAGAACTAGTGAGATTAACAATTCCTTCTTCTCTACAGGAAGGGGCTTTTAGTATAAATAAATTGATAAATGTAGCTATTATTATGACTCTTGGGAGCTTATCATTTGCTTCTAATCAGATAGCTATTACAATTGAAAGTATCTCTTTTATGCCTGGCTGGGGATTTGCCATAGCATGCACATCTCTTACAGGATATTCTATAGGTCAAAAAGATTATGTCAAGGCTAAAACATATATAAATTATTCTATATACCTCGCTTCTGGTATCATGGGATTCTTTTCTATAATATTTCTTATCTTTCCAGAAAAACTCATTTCTCTTTTTATAAAGAGCAGTGAAACTGAAGTTATAGCTCTGGGGACTGTCTGTCTGATGCTTGCTTCAATTGAACAGATCCCTATAGCCATCTCAATGGTATTAGGGGGAGCTTTGAAAGGTACTGGAGATAGCAAGACTCCATTCAAAATAGTTTTATTTACAAACTGGGTTAGAAGACTTCCTCTTGTGTATTACTTTATTTATTTAAGAAGAAGTTCTGTCACTTATTTTTGGAAGATAACAGCTCTTCAATGGATAATAGAGGCTATCATTATTTTCATTGTATATCGTCATAAATGGAAAAAATATTATCAAACAGCAGATTTAAAAGAAAAGATTGCATAA
- a CDS encoding L-2-amino-thiazoline-4-carboxylic acid hydrolase, producing the protein MKEFTEKHHAFIAASFYKELVEIYGEQGEQAFIMATQRYAEQRGSRMAQRAIRDNKQLTFAVYREYGEWISSETLKREGAINQVEEVTYSPDYEIKILQCPWAEQFKKMNLDKAGIVYCSHLDKAIVRGFNPYLIFEVPQSMYEHECCIQIMKGADFKKEQKFIRSLENIKKFDYHCGHCYKTFKDITTAIFKINGEEIALKVLKNFAEEYGEEMAEVLLSYLNIDFNLI; encoded by the coding sequence ATGAAAGAATTCACAGAAAAGCACCATGCTTTCATAGCAGCTTCATTTTATAAAGAACTTGTAGAAATTTATGGAGAACAAGGGGAGCAAGCTTTTATTATGGCAACACAGCGTTATGCTGAACAAAGAGGTTCTAGAATGGCTCAAAGAGCAATAAGAGATAATAAGCAACTTACATTTGCTGTATACAGAGAATATGGAGAATGGATAAGTAGTGAAACATTAAAAAGAGAAGGAGCAATTAATCAAGTTGAGGAAGTAACATACTCTCCAGACTATGAAATAAAAATATTACAATGTCCTTGGGCAGAACAATTTAAAAAAATGAACTTAGATAAAGCAGGAATTGTTTATTGTAGTCATTTAGATAAGGCCATTGTGAGGGGATTTAATCCATATTTAATTTTTGAAGTTCCACAGAGTATGTATGAACATGAGTGTTGTATTCAAATTATGAAAGGAGCTGATTTTAAAAAAGAACAGAAATTTATAAGAAGTCTGGAAAATATAAAAAAATTTGATTATCATTGTGGACATTGTTATAAAACTTTTAAAGATATAACAACAGCTATTTTTAAAATAAATGGAGAAGAAATAGCTTTGAAAGTTTTAAAAAATTTTGCTGAAGAATATGGAGAGGAAATGGCAGAGGTACTGCTTTCTTATTTAAATATAGATTTTAATTTAATCTAA
- the bioD gene encoding dethiobiotin synthase, whose protein sequence is MNLNKGYFVIGTDTGIGKTYVSTLLYQGVKKINGGYYKPVQSGAFEMLGKLISPDVEFLCEYNKIPYDTDMTTYLLRAEVSPHLAAELDKVEVKPEKIKKHWEKLCKKYDTLIVEGAGGLFVPIVRGKYYMYDLIKTLNIPVIVVTGNRVGSINHTMLTVNALQNMGIKIQGFIFNSIERSYDRTGYEEDNREIVMHMSGIENYLLLKYGQEAIDQMDLLKFLEAEAK, encoded by the coding sequence ATGAATTTAAATAAAGGTTATTTTGTAATAGGGACAGATACAGGTATTGGGAAAACCTATGTGAGTACTCTTCTTTATCAGGGAGTAAAGAAAATAAATGGAGGGTACTACAAACCAGTTCAAAGCGGAGCTTTTGAAATGTTAGGGAAATTGATTTCTCCAGATGTGGAATTTTTATGTGAGTATAATAAAATACCATATGATACAGATATGACAACATATTTATTAAGAGCTGAAGTATCTCCACATTTAGCTGCTGAATTAGATAAAGTAGAAGTAAAACCAGAAAAAATAAAAAAACATTGGGAAAAGCTGTGTAAAAAATATGATACTTTAATTGTAGAAGGAGCAGGTGGACTTTTTGTTCCAATAGTTAGAGGAAAATATTATATGTATGATTTAATAAAAACATTGAATATACCAGTGATAGTAGTTACTGGAAATCGTGTAGGAAGTATAAATCATACAATGCTTACAGTAAATGCTCTGCAGAACATGGGAATAAAAATACAAGGCTTTATATTTAATTCTATAGAAAGATCATATGACAGAACTGGTTACGAAGAAGATAACAGAGAGATTGTGATGCATATGAGTGGAATAGAAAATTATTTATTATTAAAATATGGGCAAGAGGCAATAGATCAAATGGATCTTTTAAAGTTTTTAGAAGCAGAGGCAAAGTAA
- a CDS encoding WYL domain-containing protein yields MEKKIRITLLKQVMEIIESDLDNFKITKNYLLNYIFEYMKNEKINDSFFFDGEKTIIQFNLNKKNLSTYYDFLMEKNIQVEADFIRKLIYKYANQSRKNRELFIFHSIIERIESAIKDKKLIKIHFKDKRITSVLPFYIGSSKLELSNYLFCYDMEEEKYRNYRISNIDTIFITKERKIWEDMKFVEKVIQDFDPFLSQGKKIKAILTPEGEKILKEVKLNRPEIISKKENFYEFQCSEEKAKRYFTYFLDEIEILEPLSLREWFKNKYLNACKKYLDNFVFKK; encoded by the coding sequence ATGGAAAAAAAAATAAGAATAACTCTCCTAAAGCAAGTCATGGAAATAATTGAGTCTGATCTAGATAATTTTAAAATAACAAAAAACTATCTTCTGAATTATATATTTGAATATATGAAAAATGAAAAAATAAATGATAGTTTTTTCTTTGATGGAGAAAAAACTATCATACAATTTAATTTAAATAAAAAAAATTTGAGTACATATTATGATTTTTTAATGGAAAAAAATATACAGGTAGAGGCAGATTTCATAAGAAAACTTATTTATAAATATGCTAATCAATCAAGGAAGAACAGAGAACTTTTTATCTTTCATTCTATAATAGAAAGAATAGAATCAGCAATAAAAGATAAAAAACTTATAAAAATACATTTTAAAGATAAAAGAATAACTTCTGTACTGCCTTTCTATATTGGAAGTTCTAAGCTGGAGCTATCTAATTATCTTTTTTGCTATGATATGGAAGAAGAAAAATATAGAAACTATAGAATCAGTAATATAGATACTATTTTTATTACTAAAGAAAGAAAAATTTGGGAAGATATGAAATTTGTAGAAAAAGTGATACAAGATTTTGATCCTTTCCTTTCACAAGGAAAAAAGATAAAAGCTATTTTAACTCCAGAAGGAGAAAAAATTTTAAAAGAAGTAAAATTAAATCGTCCTGAAATTATCTCTAAAAAAGAGAATTTTTATGAATTTCAATGCTCGGAAGAAAAGGCTAAAAGATACTTTACATACTTTTTGGACGAAATTGAGATATTAGAACCTCTAAGTCTACGAGAATGGTTTAAAAACAAATATTTAAATGCTTGTAAAAAATATCTTGACAATTTTGTTTTTAAAAAGTAA
- a CDS encoding EAL domain-containing protein, which produces MNLGNLKTESVYKAFLNLGKMLKKDEYAYSEKLKMLEDLKKECDISLLNVIILNERKEIRSDFFWNDCDINNTTMKKFLYNNLFKLFEESMKAKEYLFLDSNEKIYKIKNTAQNSFMFLPVKNIQEDFCIGGILVGRKKENGNWTKEETTLLKTFSLIMEIYYTSKLKYDKFFIQSWIFNEILDNMNTNLYVTDIKNDKILFMNKKMKESYNIAEPEGEKCWKILQKGMSKRCDFCPIPKLLEKKDEQSSMIWRENGAITGKTYENYDSLIRWIDGSIVHFQESTDITDTIALKQNVIQDILCNDALNWRAGKVEMAKSIQEAKKNKKSLVVASVDMDDLKMINEKYGHNEGDLAIIETIKMIKSYLNKKEFIFRLEGDNFIVVFEDRSEKEVIKLLFGCIDKLKIKKKELKKEFEFSFCFGTVETKPEEEIFENDVIAKADKKLYFQKLKYHKNKIDDSGEINNTKFAITEKDFIYDKDLLYEALVMSTDDFIYICNMKTGRFKYTPAMVEMFNLPSEIVQDPIYLWKNIVHEDDWEKFYQSNMEIGEDQTDYHLVEFRAKNKDGEYVWLKCRGHLMRDEVGKPSIFAGIMTLLGKQNKIDIVTRLLNINEFSKSFEEKVKNYAVETIGMMILGIDDFKQVNEMYDREFGDGILKMTAQIIQSSLPRNALAYRLDGDQFGILVENTDQDELQNIYDKIKMKFSRQQLFERSKTFVTISAGCSLYPQDGNKYQELYKYTDYSLQYAKKSGKDRIVFFSNEILEHKSRFLEILRHIRESIENGFEGFEVYYQPQVFSKTTELKGVEALLRWKCEKFGSVSPNEFIPILEESGLIIPVGKWVMKEAAKACKEMLKYNKDITVSVNCSFIQLLDENFLNDVKTIITEEKIPPENIILELTESCIIKSIETLHEMYSQMKDIGIKTAMDDFGTGYSSLGILKQVPANIVKIDRAFVKDILKSRFDITFIEFITRICHAVNIKVCLEGIETKEEFDLVSNLKIDYIQGYYFGKPQPKNNIFENFLIDRN; this is translated from the coding sequence ATGAATCTGGGAAACTTAAAAACAGAAAGTGTGTATAAAGCTTTTTTGAATTTGGGAAAAATGTTAAAAAAAGATGAATATGCATATTCAGAAAAGCTAAAAATGTTAGAAGATTTAAAGAAAGAATGCGATATTTCTTTGCTTAATGTAATTATATTAAATGAAAGAAAAGAGATTAGAAGTGATTTTTTTTGGAATGATTGTGATATAAACAATACTACAATGAAAAAATTTTTATATAATAATCTTTTTAAGTTATTTGAAGAGTCTATGAAGGCTAAAGAGTATCTTTTCTTGGATAGTAATGAAAAAATATATAAGATAAAAAATACAGCACAAAATAGCTTTATGTTTCTTCCTGTAAAAAATATTCAGGAAGATTTTTGCATTGGTGGAATACTGGTTGGAAGAAAAAAAGAAAATGGAAATTGGACTAAAGAAGAAACTACCTTATTAAAAACCTTTTCTTTAATTATGGAGATATATTATACAAGTAAATTAAAATATGATAAATTTTTTATACAATCTTGGATATTCAATGAAATTTTGGATAACATGAATACAAATCTTTATGTAACAGATATAAAAAATGATAAAATATTATTTATGAATAAAAAGATGAAAGAAAGCTATAATATTGCTGAACCAGAAGGAGAAAAGTGTTGGAAAATTCTCCAGAAAGGTATGAGCAAGAGATGTGATTTCTGTCCTATACCAAAGCTTCTAGAAAAAAAGGATGAACAATCAAGTATGATATGGAGAGAAAATGGAGCTATAACAGGAAAAACATATGAAAATTATGACAGTTTAATAAGATGGATAGATGGTTCTATCGTCCATTTTCAAGAATCTACTGATATAACTGATACAATTGCTTTGAAGCAAAATGTTATTCAAGATATTTTATGCAATGATGCTTTGAACTGGAGAGCTGGAAAAGTTGAAATGGCTAAATCTATTCAGGAAGCTAAGAAAAATAAGAAGAGTTTAGTAGTAGCTTCTGTAGATATGGATGACTTGAAAATGATCAATGAAAAATATGGTCATAATGAAGGGGATTTAGCAATTATAGAAACTATAAAAATGATAAAAAGCTATCTAAACAAGAAAGAATTTATATTTAGATTAGAAGGAGATAATTTTATAGTTGTTTTTGAAGATAGAAGTGAAAAAGAAGTCATAAAACTGCTGTTTGGATGTATAGATAAATTAAAAATAAAGAAGAAAGAACTGAAAAAAGAATTTGAGTTTTCTTTCTGTTTTGGAACTGTAGAAACTAAGCCTGAAGAAGAAATTTTTGAAAATGATGTTATAGCAAAAGCTGACAAAAAACTTTATTTTCAAAAATTGAAATATCATAAAAATAAAATAGATGATTCTGGTGAAATAAACAATACTAAATTTGCCATAACTGAAAAAGATTTTATATATGATAAGGACCTTTTATATGAAGCTTTAGTAATGAGTACAGATGATTTTATTTATATATGTAATATGAAAACAGGTAGATTTAAATATACCCCTGCAATGGTAGAAATGTTTAATCTTCCTTCTGAAATAGTCCAAGATCCAATTTATCTCTGGAAAAATATAGTTCATGAAGATGATTGGGAAAAATTTTATCAATCTAATATGGAGATAGGAGAAGATCAGACAGATTATCATCTTGTAGAATTTAGAGCTAAAAATAAAGATGGAGAATATGTATGGCTTAAATGCAGAGGGCATTTAATGCGTGATGAAGTTGGAAAACCAAGTATTTTTGCTGGGATAATGACATTACTGGGAAAACAAAATAAAATTGATATTGTAACAAGATTATTAAATATAAATGAGTTTTCTAAATCTTTTGAAGAAAAAGTTAAAAATTATGCTGTGGAAACTATTGGAATGATGATTTTAGGAATAGATGATTTCAAACAGGTAAATGAAATGTATGATAGAGAATTTGGAGATGGAATTTTAAAAATGACAGCTCAGATAATTCAGTCATCTCTTCCAAGAAATGCTTTAGCTTATAGATTGGATGGAGATCAATTTGGTATTTTAGTAGAAAATACAGATCAAGATGAACTGCAGAATATATATGATAAAATAAAAATGAAATTTTCTCGTCAGCAGCTTTTTGAAAGATCAAAAACATTTGTAACCATTTCTGCAGGATGTTCTCTTTATCCACAAGATGGAAATAAATATCAAGAATTATATAAATATACAGACTATTCATTGCAATATGCAAAAAAGAGTGGAAAAGATAGAATAGTATTTTTCTCTAATGAGATATTGGAGCATAAATCGCGTTTCTTAGAAATACTTCGTCATATCAGAGAAAGTATAGAAAATGGATTTGAAGGATTTGAAGTATACTATCAACCACAGGTATTTTCTAAAACTACAGAACTAAAAGGTGTAGAAGCTTTGTTAAGATGGAAATGTGAAAAGTTTGGGAGTGTTTCTCCTAATGAATTTATTCCAATATTAGAAGAAAGCGGCTTAATAATCCCAGTTGGTAAATGGGTAATGAAAGAAGCTGCAAAGGCTTGTAAGGAAATGTTGAAATATAATAAAGATATCACTGTGAGTGTAAATTGTTCCTTTATACAACTTTTAGATGAAAATTTTTTAAATGATGTAAAAACTATAATTACAGAAGAAAAGATTCCACCTGAAAATATTATTTTGGAATTGACAGAAAGCTGTATAATTAAGAGTATTGAAACATTGCATGAAATGTACAGTCAAATGAAAGATATTGGAATAAAAACAGCAATGGATGATTTTGGAACGGGATATTCTTCACTTGGTATACTAAAACAGGTTCCTGCTAATATAGTAAAAATAGATCGTGCTTTTGTAAAGGATATACTAAAAAGTAGATTTGATATCACTTTTATTGAGTTTATTACAAGAATTTGTCATGCAGTAAATATTAAAGTATGTCTAGAGGGAATTGAAACTAAAGAGGAATTTGATCTTGTAAGTAATTTAAAAATAGATTATATACAAGGATATTATTTTGGAAAACCTCAGCCCAAAAACAATATATTTGAAAATTTTTTAATTGATAGGAATTGA
- a CDS encoding cysteine-rich small domain-containing protein — MNNYKFIHHKECEFFPCHEIKNIEDFNCMFCYCPLYMMGEECGGNFKYTPHGIKDCSNCTLPHIKEVGYAHIQKKMLDVIERVQNEYLEKKKKEDK; from the coding sequence ATGAATAATTATAAATTTATACATCATAAAGAATGTGAATTTTTTCCATGTCATGAAATAAAGAATATAGAAGACTTCAACTGTATGTTCTGCTACTGTCCTTTATATATGATGGGAGAAGAATGTGGAGGAAATTTTAAATATACTCCTCATGGAATAAAAGATTGTTCAAACTGTACTCTTCCTCATATTAAAGAGGTTGGATATGCTCATATTCAAAAGAAGATGCTTGATGTAATAGAAAGAGTACAGAATGAATATTTAGAAAAGAAAAAGAAAGAAGACAAATAG
- the sfsA gene encoding DNA/RNA nuclease SfsA, whose product MRYGKLIYEIGIDKRGKFVERPNRFVANIKLADNNIVTCHVHDSGRIRELLFLGNSVGIKKAKDGSERKTQWDVISALSDDKEDILINSSYHRYISEKFLRDKSLSPFEDYTNIKAEVKYGDSRIDYLIEKDNKKIWVEVKGVSLSLNKKAMFPDAPSTRAQKHLKELIKLKESGDRAAVLLLVFREADTFRPKWETDPKFSELFYEAMEKGVEIYPVQFFLKDGKIMYEKKEIKILSKEER is encoded by the coding sequence ATGAGATATGGAAAATTAATTTATGAAATAGGAATAGATAAAAGAGGAAAGTTTGTAGAAAGACCAAATAGATTTGTGGCAAATATTAAACTTGCAGATAATAACATTGTAACATGCCATGTTCATGATTCAGGAAGGATAAGAGAGCTTCTTTTTCTGGGTAACAGTGTGGGGATAAAAAAAGCTAAAGATGGAAGCGAAAGAAAAACTCAATGGGATGTAATATCAGCATTATCAGATGATAAAGAAGATATTTTAATTAATTCATCTTATCACAGGTATATATCGGAAAAGTTTTTAAGAGACAAAAGCTTATCTCCCTTTGAAGATTATACTAATATAAAAGCTGAAGTAAAATATGGAGATAGTCGTATAGATTATCTTATTGAAAAAGATAATAAAAAAATCTGGGTAGAAGTAAAAGGAGTTTCACTTTCATTAAATAAAAAGGCAATGTTCCCAGATGCTCCAAGTACAAGGGCTCAAAAACATTTAAAAGAATTGATCAAATTAAAAGAAAGTGGAGATAGAGCAGCAGTGCTTCTTCTTGTTTTTAGAGAAGCAGATACTTTCAGACCTAAATGGGAAACTGATCCGAAATTTTCAGAATTATTCTATGAAGCTATGGAGAAAGGAGTAGAAATATATCCAGTTCAATTTTTTTTGAAAGATGGAAAGATAATGTATGAGAAAAAAGAAATTAAAATACTCTCAAAAGAAGAAAGATAG